CGTCCCTGTGGACCTGGAGAAGTTTAAAAAGTTCATGGAGGAAATCTAGGAATGTGGATGAAGCACCACAGGAGCTGCTACGGAGGATATTTACAGAAATTTGAAAGGGGATGCTGGATGAAAGAGGGCGGGGAATCGGAAGCTGTGCTCGAGGTTAAGGATGTCCACAAGAGATTTGGAAGGCATCACGTGCTTAAGGGAGTTGATCTGAAGGTCAACAGAGGGGAGATCGTAGGGATAACAGGGGAAAATGGATCGGGAAAGAGCACACTGCTGAAGGTAATCGTCGGCTTGCTCCCATTCGATAGGGGCGAGGTGATCTTACATGGAACCTTCGGATACTGCCCCCAGAATCCGGTGCTGTTCGATGACCTTACGATGGAGGAGAACATCGAGTACTTCTCAGCCGCCTATGGGATTGAGGATGGGATTTCCAGGGGGAATGAGCTGATGAAATTGCTGAGATGCGAGCAGTTCAGGGGGAAGCCTGCACGCTATTTGAGCGGAGGGACCCGTCAGAAGCTCAATTTAATAATATCGCTGCTCCATGATCCCGATATACTCATACTCGATGAGCCCTATCAGGGCTTCGATTACGAGTCATACCTCAGCTTCTGGGACCTCATCGGGAGGATGGAGGGGAAGTCTGTGCTGGTGGTGAGTCCCATGGTGTACGAGCGTCACTATTTCACGAAAATATATAGATTGGAGGATGGGAGGCTAAAATATGAATAAAATTCAAAAGATATTTATATCTCTTAAAATGCAGGCCCTCGAGCAGAGGAGAAGGATCGCGACGCTGCTCATCGTGTTCATCCTGCCTGTTGCGTTCTGGGCATCCCTATACTACACTGCAGGGGATGAGCTCACTCAGATCACGGTCCCAACGGTCGATGGGGATGTGAAGATGTTCGTCCCGGTGAAGAAGAGCTATCCATTGGATTTAGGGCTCATGGCTGTCGCATGGACGATGGCCGTTGTCTCATTCTTTTCCGAGAGCGGGAGTGCGGAGAAGGACAGAAGGCTCGTTCTCTGCGGATATGGATCATGGCAGATCCTCCTCGCAAGGCTAATTCTTCTAACCGCAGTTTCCCTCTTAACCTCCGTTATCCCCCTGTCCCTGTTCGTTCCCGTGCTCTCACCGAAGCATCCCTTGATGCTCTGGCTCTCCCTTTTCATCACTGGGTTGATTGCCATGGAAATAGGGCTATTGATAGGTGCCCTTATCCCCAGATCCACGGAGGGTGTGCTCATAATAATTGCCATCTTCGGCATAGGTATGAGCGTTCAGGGGAAAGCTGCTGAGCTATTCCCCACATATCCAGCCAGGCAGCTCTTTCGCTCAGCGATGTTTGCGGATGATCCCCTTGTCTTACCATTCGTGGAACAGGAGCTGTTAATCCTCATTGCTCTCATAATAGTTACCCTCATATTCTGGTATTTTAGAATTAGAGTTCGCAGATTCTGAGTGGCAGCATAGAAATTGCCCACAGCTCAATGCACACGAGATGGAACGTATAGTAAATGTTAGTTATCCGACAGCGGCCGAATCCAGAGGAAGATGGAACTAGTTAAGCGGATTTCATCAGCTAAGCGATAAAGCTATCAGAAGCTTGGTAAACTAGGAGTGTGAGAGCTCCCTGTAGAATGCTATCATTTTCCTCACAGCTTCATAGCAGTCCCCCTCCTTGTACAGGGAGAGGGCTTCATCCAGCAGGGCTTGAAGCTCAGCAGCCTTATCCTTGCTCAGCTTTCCGGCTGTGATACCCTCACCCTTATAATACAACCTCTCTGAGATTTTTAAAAATAAAGCCTTGTTAAACTGATTGTTTAACAGAAAGACCTTTCATGAGTGGTTAGCGGCCCAGAATCTGATCTTATAACAGCTGCGTAGCCCCAACACTAGGATATCCTCGAACTAATATTTGAGCGAAATCCTTATAACTAACTAGCCGCTTTTATTACTTCTTGATGATTATACTAACCCATGGAAAATATAAGGAAAATGCTGGATTTATCTTCTTTGGAAAAGATAAGGAGTTAAATTTGGTGAGGGAGGGAGACAGAAGGGAGGAGGTATGCACTCCTAATTTCCTAAGTACTCTTTTAGAATGTATTTCTTTAGATTATATTTCGACCTCTAAGTTAGAAAAAATAATTGAAATAAGTGGGGAGAAAATAAAAGAAAGATCAATAAAAATAGAAAATCGAGTAAAGAAGATACATAAAAGAGTGAAAATAAACAATAATGGGAGGATCCAGGGCTATCAGATTGATATCGCCCCTGTATG
The sequence above is drawn from the Candidatus Korarchaeum cryptofilum OPF8 genome and encodes:
- a CDS encoding ABC transporter ATP-binding protein, whose amino-acid sequence is MKEGGESEAVLEVKDVHKRFGRHHVLKGVDLKVNRGEIVGITGENGSGKSTLLKVIVGLLPFDRGEVILHGTFGYCPQNPVLFDDLTMEENIEYFSAAYGIEDGISRGNELMKLLRCEQFRGKPARYLSGGTRQKLNLIISLLHDPDILILDEPYQGFDYESYLSFWDLIGRMEGKSVLVVSPMVYERHYFTKIYRLEDGRLKYE